In one Nostoc cf. commune SO-36 genomic region, the following are encoded:
- a CDS encoding alpha-ketoglutarate-dependent dioxygenase AlkB encodes MGSNPAIASVSLGSCRKFQIKPRNGKPTDFWLEHGSLLVMHPGCQSTHLHQVPKTNKVVSTRINLTFRPHTGERR; translated from the coding sequence ATGGGATCTAACCCTGCCATCGCATCAGTCAGCCTGGGGTCATGCCGCAAGTTTCAAATCAAACCGAGAAATGGCAAACCTACTGACTTCTGGCTCGAACACGGGAGTTTACTTGTGATGCATCCTGGCTGTCAGTCTACTCATCTGCATCAGGTTCCCAAAACCAACAAAGTTGTTAGCACACGTATTAATCTTACCTTCCGACCGCACACCGGGGAAAGGAGATGA
- a CDS encoding DUF1392 domain-containing protein has protein sequence MIDHINALQTSWYLSPPWGQTIPSVAVNLLERVFLRTTRTFGYCCGMQWKHECWIYSIDCGKEILHATQNQIIGTGELEIITVQKPAFVLGERVILCSHDKGTKQRLILGIALVHNSWFYLVELMSPTLIKTPTISNRFSLVGEKSLLRVNV, from the coding sequence ATGATTGACCACATTAACGCACTTCAAACAAGCTGGTATCTCTCCCCACCTTGGGGACAAACAATCCCATCTGTTGCAGTTAATTTACTGGAGAGAGTTTTCTTACGAACCACGAGAACGTTCGGCTACTGTTGCGGTATGCAATGGAAACACGAATGTTGGATTTATTCAATTGATTGCGGAAAAGAAATCCTCCATGCCACACAAAACCAAATCATTGGGACTGGAGAGTTAGAAATCATCACTGTGCAAAAACCTGCTTTTGTTCTGGGTGAAAGAGTGATCCTCTGTTCTCACGACAAGGGAACAAAGCAACGGCTGATTTTAGGGATTGCGCTGGTGCATAATTCTTGGTTTTACCTTGTTGAATTGATGTCGCCAACGTTAATTAAGACACCGACTATATCGAATCGTTTCTCACTGGTTGGTGAAAAAAGTTTGCTGCGGGTAAATGTTTAA
- a CDS encoding helix-turn-helix domain-containing protein has translation MRIRQVKEVEIEGLGERIKQARLDSSKSLEQICDEVGLSRTYWYDIEKETLKGALSIENLRKIEEVLGVSFGVNLEEDCDI, from the coding sequence ATGCGAATAAGACAAGTCAAGGAAGTTGAAATTGAGGGGCTAGGGGAGCGGATTAAGCAAGCTCGATTAGATTCGAGTAAGTCTCTAGAGCAAATATGTGATGAAGTTGGTTTGTCGCGCACTTACTGGTACGACATCGAAAAGGAAACTCTTAAAGGGGCGCTTTCAATTGAAAACCTTCGCAAAATCGAAGAAGTTTTGGGAGTTTCCTTTGGTGTAAATCTGGAGGAAGATTGTGATATTTAA
- a CDS encoding allene oxide cyclase barrel-like domain-containing protein, with amino-acid sequence MAATIYDALLGYITSFEPLVGDITSLKLEEIVTNNFQRIDRGQPGLSAGDVQTFETKLIDPNTDEIVATKNATERYVQGANGDIISIIQETIEFEDGSKLYTLGTFNQTERPDVLNFGIVNGTGTFKGAKGIEEITSVLPFIPGDNQVDSIIDLTFIS; translated from the coding sequence GTGGCTGCAACTATATATGATGCATTACTTGGTTACATTACCTCTTTCGAGCCGTTAGTTGGAGATATTACCTCTTTAAAATTAGAGGAAATAGTAACGAATAATTTCCAAAGGATTGATAGAGGACAACCAGGACTTAGTGCTGGGGATGTCCAGACGTTTGAAACGAAATTGATCGACCCTAATACAGATGAAATCGTGGCAACGAAAAACGCTACTGAACGATACGTACAGGGAGCAAACGGCGATATCATTTCGATAATTCAGGAAACGATTGAATTTGAGGATGGCAGTAAATTATACACACTTGGTACATTTAATCAGACTGAACGTCCTGATGTCCTAAATTTTGGAATTGTCAATGGCACTGGGACTTTTAAAGGAGCAAAGGGGATTGAGGAAATTACCTCAGTTTTACCATTTATACCTGGAGATAACCAAGTTGATAGTATCATTGATTTGACATTCATTAGCTAG
- a CDS encoding 3' terminal RNA ribose 2'-O-methyltransferase Hen1, whose amino-acid sequence MLLTIATTHFPATELGYLLHKHPDRCQSFSLSFGQAHVFYPEANTQRCTVALLLDVDPVKLVRGRSARLEQYVNDRPYVASSFLSVAIAQVFSTALAGRCKEFPELVETPIPLTAKLSVLPCRGGENFLRELFEPLGYSVSAQGHILDEEFPEWGQSQYFSVELQHTLPLSDLLSHLYVLIPVLDDDKHYWVGDEEIEKLLRHGEGWLTAHPAREQITKRYLKRQHRLTRLALAQLAEEDNPDPDSAEESHAEEEAAVEKPISLNQQRMNAVIAALKQRAAKRVIDLGCGQGNLLKLLLKDGFFEQITGVDVSYRALEVAQERLDRLHLPRNQWERLQLLQSALTYQDKRLSGYDAATVIEVIEHLDLPRLGSFERVLFEFTQPKTVVVTTPNIEYNVKFENLPAGKLRHQDHRFEWTRAEFKNWANRVAERFSYTVEFQPVGTEDAEVGSPTQMAVFSRNS is encoded by the coding sequence ATGCTGCTAACGATCGCAACGACACACTTTCCAGCAACAGAGTTAGGCTATCTGTTACATAAACACCCTGACCGTTGTCAGTCTTTTTCTCTTTCTTTTGGACAGGCGCACGTCTTCTACCCGGAAGCAAATACCCAGCGATGCACAGTAGCGTTGCTGTTGGATGTTGACCCGGTGAAATTGGTGCGGGGACGTAGTGCGAGGCTAGAACAATATGTAAACGATCGCCCTTATGTTGCTTCTTCATTTTTAAGTGTAGCGATCGCTCAAGTATTTAGCACAGCTTTAGCAGGTCGCTGCAAAGAGTTCCCAGAACTAGTAGAAACTCCTATTCCTTTGACAGCGAAACTTTCTGTCTTACCCTGTCGCGGGGGTGAAAATTTTCTGCGGGAACTGTTTGAGCCTTTGGGTTACAGTGTGAGTGCCCAAGGTCACATTTTAGATGAGGAATTCCCTGAATGGGGGCAGAGTCAATACTTTAGCGTCGAACTTCAGCACACTTTGCCCTTAAGCGACTTATTAAGTCACCTCTACGTTTTGATTCCAGTATTGGATGACGATAAACATTACTGGGTAGGCGATGAAGAAATCGAAAAATTACTGCGTCATGGCGAAGGTTGGTTAACTGCACATCCAGCGCGAGAACAAATTACCAAGCGCTACCTAAAACGACAACATCGCTTAACTCGTCTGGCTTTAGCCCAATTAGCAGAGGAAGACAATCCCGATCCCGATAGTGCTGAGGAAAGCCATGCAGAAGAAGAAGCAGCAGTAGAAAAGCCCATTAGTCTGAATCAGCAGAGAATGAATGCGGTGATTGCTGCTTTAAAGCAAAGAGCTGCAAAGCGGGTGATTGATTTAGGCTGTGGTCAGGGAAATCTCTTGAAACTCCTGCTTAAAGATGGTTTTTTCGAGCAAATTACGGGTGTCGATGTTTCCTACAGGGCGCTAGAAGTCGCTCAAGAACGATTAGACCGTCTGCATCTCCCTCGCAATCAATGGGAACGTCTGCAATTATTACAGAGCGCACTCACCTATCAAGATAAACGGCTCAGTGGCTACGATGCGGCGACGGTGATTGAGGTAATTGAGCATCTCGATTTACCGCGTCTGGGGTCATTTGAGCGAGTCTTGTTTGAGTTTACCCAGCCCAAAACCGTGGTGGTGACAACGCCCAATATTGAGTACAACGTCAAATTTGAGAACTTGCCTGCGGGGAAACTACGGCACCAAGACCACCGCTTTGAATGGACGCGCGCAGAGTTTAAAAACTGGGCAAATCGGGTAGCAGAGCGCTTTAGCTATACTGTGGAATTTCAACCTGTAGGCACAGAGGATGCAGAAGTCGGTTCACCCACACAGATGGCAGTGTTTAGCCGTAATTCCTAA
- a CDS encoding polynucleotide kinase-phosphatase gives MKITIPELSLIVLIGASGSGKSTFAHKHFQSFEVLSSDFCRGLVSNSENSQSATKDAFEVLHFITAKRLAAAKLTVIDATNVQMEDRKPLLQMARQYHCFAIAIVLDLPEELCHERNQQRSDRQFGSHVVRRHSQMLRRSLRGLEKEGFRYVYTLNSLAEIESVEIERQPLWNNLKHEHGPFDIIGDIHGCYDELETLLQQLGYQISSSPPAPPAPLWDTPTYYHPQGRKVIFLGDLVDRGPRILDTVKLVQNMVMAGTAICVPGNHENKLLRKLRGKNVRVNHGLEQTLHEIEALSDEVREPFTKELQKFLDSLVSHYLLDDGRLVVAHAGMKQEMQGRGSGAVREFALYGESTGEIDEFGLPVRYNWAGEYRGEAMVVYGHTPVPEAEWLNNTIDIDTGCVFGGKLTALRYPEKELVSIPAARVYCEPVKPLLQNTVTRTSQQELDDVLHIEDVLGKRLINTRLKPNITIREENAIAALEVMSRFAANPKWLIYLPPTMSPVETSSIPGYLEHPAQAFAYYQREITEVVCEEKHMGSRAVVVICRDLVAAEKRFGVVDESIGICYTRTGRRFFDNPALEAELLARVNAALSQSGFWEEFNTDWVCLDCELMPWSAKAQGLLREQYAPVGVASSLALNDAVNLLQQASDRNVEISNQLSHYQQRAEMAHQYIIAYRRYCWSVTDISDLKLAPFHILATEGAAHIDKDHRWHMEQIAKICQLDPALLLATAYKVIDLTDPSSQAEGIHWWEELTAAGGEGMVVKPMQFVVQGNRGIVQPAVKCRGQEYLRIIYGVEYSVPENLQRLRQRGLSLKRSLAMREFALGVEALERFVSHTPLRRVHECVFGILALESQSVDPRL, from the coding sequence ATGAAAATAACTATTCCTGAACTATCCCTAATTGTCCTTATCGGAGCTTCTGGTTCCGGTAAATCAACTTTTGCCCATAAGCACTTTCAATCCTTCGAGGTACTTTCCTCAGACTTTTGTCGCGGCTTAGTTTCTAATAGCGAAAATAGCCAGTCCGCCACCAAAGATGCCTTTGAGGTGTTGCACTTCATCACTGCCAAGCGGCTAGCAGCAGCTAAACTGACTGTAATTGATGCTACCAACGTGCAGATGGAAGATCGCAAACCTCTGCTGCAAATGGCACGACAATACCATTGCTTTGCGATCGCGATCGTCCTCGACTTACCAGAAGAATTATGCCATGAACGCAACCAACAGAGGAGCGATCGTCAGTTCGGCTCCCATGTAGTGCGGCGGCATAGCCAAATGTTACGACGTTCTCTACGTGGTTTGGAAAAAGAAGGTTTTCGTTATGTCTATACTCTCAACTCTTTAGCAGAAATTGAATCTGTTGAAATCGAACGCCAACCCCTTTGGAACAACCTAAAACACGAACACGGCCCCTTTGATATCATTGGCGACATTCATGGCTGTTACGACGAACTCGAAACATTACTCCAACAATTAGGCTACCAAATCTCTTCATCTCCCCCTGCTCCCCCTGCTCCCCTCTGGGACACTCCTACTTACTACCACCCCCAAGGACGGAAAGTTATTTTTTTGGGGGATTTAGTAGACCGTGGCCCGCGTATCTTAGATACAGTCAAGCTGGTGCAAAACATGGTTATGGCAGGTACAGCTATCTGCGTTCCTGGTAATCATGAAAACAAGCTATTGCGGAAACTACGAGGTAAAAATGTCCGAGTCAATCATGGGTTAGAGCAAACCCTACATGAGATTGAGGCGTTATCCGATGAAGTGCGCGAACCCTTCACCAAAGAACTGCAAAAGTTTCTGGATTCCTTAGTAAGTCACTACCTCCTAGATGACGGACGGTTAGTGGTAGCTCACGCAGGTATGAAACAAGAAATGCAGGGGCGGGGATCTGGTGCGGTGCGCGAGTTTGCTCTGTATGGTGAATCCACTGGCGAGATTGATGAGTTTGGCTTACCTGTTCGCTACAACTGGGCGGGAGAATATCGGGGTGAAGCGATGGTAGTTTACGGGCATACTCCTGTACCAGAAGCAGAATGGCTGAATAACACTATTGATATTGATACAGGCTGCGTCTTTGGCGGCAAACTCACTGCCCTCCGCTATCCAGAAAAAGAATTAGTAAGCATTCCGGCTGCTCGTGTATACTGCGAACCTGTGAAACCTTTGTTACAAAATACAGTTACCCGCACATCTCAACAGGAACTTGATGATGTCCTGCACATTGAGGACGTATTGGGTAAGCGCCTCATCAACACGCGACTTAAGCCCAACATTACCATCCGGGAAGAAAATGCGATCGCAGCTCTAGAAGTGATGAGCCGTTTTGCTGCCAATCCGAAATGGCTGATTTACTTACCCCCCACCATGTCCCCTGTGGAAACATCTTCAATACCGGGATATTTAGAACACCCAGCACAAGCCTTTGCCTACTACCAACGGGAAATCACTGAAGTAGTTTGCGAAGAAAAACACATGGGTTCACGGGCGGTAGTAGTTATTTGTCGGGATTTAGTAGCTGCCGAGAAACGGTTTGGCGTGGTGGATGAAAGTATCGGTATCTGCTACACCCGCACAGGAAGACGCTTCTTTGATAATCCAGCATTGGAGGCGGAACTATTGGCGCGGGTAAATGCTGCCCTTTCCCAAAGCGGCTTTTGGGAGGAGTTTAATACTGATTGGGTGTGTCTAGACTGTGAATTAATGCCTTGGTCAGCCAAAGCACAGGGACTACTGCGTGAACAGTATGCACCTGTGGGAGTGGCATCAAGCCTTGCTCTTAATGATGCTGTTAACTTATTGCAACAAGCAAGCGATCGCAACGTCGAAATCAGCAACCAACTCAGTCATTACCAGCAACGTGCAGAAATGGCGCATCAGTACATCATCGCCTACCGTCGCTACTGCTGGTCTGTTACCGATATTTCTGATCTAAAGCTCGCACCTTTCCACATCCTGGCAACAGAGGGAGCCGCTCACATCGACAAAGACCATCGCTGGCACATGGAGCAAATCGCCAAAATCTGCCAACTAGACCCCGCCTTACTTCTCGCAACTGCCTATAAAGTGATAGATTTGACTGACCCCAGTAGCCAGGCGGAGGGTATTCATTGGTGGGAAGAACTGACTGCTGCGGGTGGTGAAGGTATGGTTGTCAAGCCAATGCAATTCGTAGTCCAAGGTAATCGCGGCATTGTGCAGCCTGCGGTGAAGTGTCGCGGACAAGAATATCTGCGAATTATCTACGGTGTGGAATACTCAGTGCCGGAGAATTTGCAACGTCTACGGCAACGTGGGTTATCTCTCAAGCGTTCTCTAGCAATGCGGGAGTTTGCTCTAGGCGTTGAAGCATTGGAGCGATTTGTCTCTCATACTCCTCTGCGTCGCGTGCATGAATGTGTTTTCGGGATTTTGGCGCTAGAGAGCCAATCTGTTGATCCGCGACTTTAG
- a CDS encoding IS630 family transposase (programmed frameshift) produces the protein MGARLRVFLTREQDKTLLNLRTTDAPQKVKDRAEVIRLNAHGWYVEKIAAHFNWTPQTVREILHKWQKLGLEGLWELPGRGGKTKYSEEDIVFLEECLKKEPRTYNSHQLAQKLSSDRQVKLSPDRLRRVLKKGVIWKRTRKSHKGKQDPVIREKKQADLDMLELAAAAGEIDLKYLDESGFCAWSEPSYTYYQRGEQKRLEQSKRRGRRLSIIGFLQPIISFIYGLVIGGVDRKSYIQMMELEALDAQKIGRIRVIVQDNGPIHRCKQVQQLWSKWEQMGLYIFFLPKYCSEMNPIELEWQHLKKDELAGKMFDDELELAYAVIDGVQARGEKGNYSTQRVKFNFNSFG, from the exons ATGGGCGCTCGTTTAAGGGTATTTTTGACTCGTGAGCAGGATAAAACTCTATTAAATCTAAGAACTACGGATGCACCGCAGAAAGTGAAAGACCGAGCAGAGGTAATCAGGCTGAATGCACATGGTTGGTACGTAGAAAAAATAGCTGCTCATTTTAATTGGACTCCACAAACAGTAAGAGAAATCTTACATAAATGGCAGAAACTAGGTCTAGAAGGGCTTTGGGAATTACCAGGTAGAGGAGGAAAAACCAAGTACTCAGAAGAAGACATAGTTTTTTTGGAAGAATGCCTCAAAAAAGAACCTCGTACATACAACAGTCATCAACTAGCTCAAAAACTATCTAGCGATCGCCAAGTTAAATTGAGTCCCGACAGATTAAGACGGGTACTC AAAAAGGGGGTCATTTGGAAAAGAACCAGAAAGAGTCATAAAGGAAAACAAGACCCTGTAATACGGGAAAAAAAGCAAGCGGACTTAGATATGCTGGAATTAGCTGCTGCTGCTGGAGAAATAGACCTAAAGTATTTGGACGAATCCGGGTTTTGTGCATGGAGCGAGCCTAGTTACACTTATTACCAACGAGGTGAGCAAAAACGTTTAGAACAAAGCAAGCGTCGTGGTCGTAGATTAAGCATTATTGGGTTTCTTCAGCCAATAATCAGTTTTATTTACGGTCTGGTGATTGGAGGTGTTGACAGAAAATCTTATATCCAGATGATGGAGCTTGAAGCCCTTGATGCCCAAAAGATAGGGCGCATCAGAGTCATAGTACAGGACAACGGTCCAATACATCGATGTAAACAAGTGCAGCAATTATGGTCAAAGTGGGAACAGATGGGTTTGTACATTTTCTTTTTGCCGAAATATTGTTCGGAAATGAACCCAATTGAATTGGAATGGCAACACCTGAAAAAAGATGAACTAGCAGGAAAAATGTTTGATGACGAGCTAGAACTTGCTTATGCCGTAATTGATGGTGTCCAAGCTAGAGGGGAAAAAGGAAACTACAGTACACAACGTGTTAAATTTAACTTTAACTCCTTTGGTTAA
- the infC gene encoding translation initiation factor IF-3: MVKLSLHTYKFSRRLTYGKLQYQKKKRQAQSARPVVKEVRFGLNIGVADYKLRIEQAVGWLSKGDSVKFAVRLRGREHQYREQAGELLDRVVTDLNSVGKVQSLDKRSLIALIIPA; encoded by the coding sequence TTGGTTAAACTTTCGTTACATACTTATAAATTTTCCCGCCGACTTACTTATGGCAAGCTTCAGTATCAAAAGAAAAAGCGTCAGGCACAAAGTGCTAGACCAGTAGTAAAAGAAGTTCGGTTTGGTTTAAATATAGGTGTAGCTGATTATAAGTTACGCATTGAACAAGCAGTTGGGTGGTTGAGTAAAGGTGATTCGGTGAAGTTTGCTGTTCGTTTACGAGGTCGGGAACATCAATATCGTGAGCAAGCTGGAGAACTATTAGATCGGGTTGTGACTGATCTCAACTCTGTAGGAAAAGTTCAATCACTTGATAAGCGTTCACTAATTGCTTTAATCATTCCTGCCTAA
- a CDS encoding mevalonate kinase family protein, with the protein MRIFVPGRLCLFGEHTDWAGEYRSVNPLLEKGYTLIVGTNQGIYANVLPNSTELIIRASLNDGRSYEPLRLPMESNTLKCIAAKGGFFSYAAGTAYQILTHYDVGGLEVDNYLTDLPIQKGLSSSAAFCVLIARAFNRLYGLKMTIRSEMEFAYLGERTTPSLCGRMDQACAYGNRPILMIFDGEKIDLLELKVSEDLFFVIVDLGGSKNTQEILRRLNQCYPFATNSIEQNVQKYFGSISSEITQAAVEAIQLGDAQLLGALMTKAQAEFDRYVVPACPDQLTAKNLHLLLAHEPLKPYIFGGKGVGSQGDGTAQLIVKNQESQRKTIEIIKRDFPQMQALQLTISS; encoded by the coding sequence ATGAGAATTTTTGTTCCAGGCCGTCTTTGTTTGTTTGGAGAACACACTGACTGGGCAGGAGAATATCGCAGTGTTAATCCTCTTCTCGAAAAGGGCTACACCTTAATTGTTGGTACTAATCAAGGAATTTATGCCAATGTCTTGCCTAATTCTACTGAATTAATTATTCGTGCTTCTCTCAATGATGGCAGGAGTTATGAACCGTTGAGATTACCTATGGAATCTAATACCCTGAAATGCATAGCGGCAAAGGGTGGTTTTTTTAGTTATGCTGCTGGTACAGCATATCAAATTCTGACTCACTATGATGTTGGCGGACTTGAGGTTGATAATTATCTAACCGACTTACCCATCCAAAAGGGATTATCTTCGAGTGCTGCCTTTTGCGTTCTGATTGCGAGGGCTTTTAATCGTCTGTATGGCTTGAAGATGACAATTCGTTCAGAAATGGAGTTTGCCTATCTGGGAGAAAGAACCACTCCTAGCCTTTGTGGTCGTATGGATCAGGCTTGTGCTTATGGAAATCGCCCAATATTGATGATATTTGATGGTGAAAAAATCGACTTACTCGAATTGAAAGTGAGTGAGGATTTGTTTTTTGTGATTGTCGATCTCGGCGGGAGCAAAAACACACAAGAAATACTAAGACGATTGAATCAGTGTTATCCTTTCGCTACTAATTCAATAGAGCAAAATGTCCAAAAATATTTTGGTTCTATTAGCTCTGAAATTACCCAGGCAGCAGTTGAAGCAATACAACTCGGAGATGCCCAACTTCTTGGAGCTTTAATGACAAAAGCCCAAGCGGAATTTGACCGATACGTAGTTCCGGCTTGTCCCGATCAATTAACTGCAAAAAATCTACATCTGCTTCTCGCTCATGAGCCACTTAAGCCTTATATCTTTGGAGGAAAAGGCGTAGGTTCTCAGGGGGATGGCACTGCACAACTGATAGTTAAAAATCAAGAGAGTCAAAGAAAAACTATCGAAATTATTAAGCGTGATTTTCCTCAAATGCAAGCGTTACAGTTAACTATCTCAAGCTAA
- a CDS encoding thiol-disulfide oxidoreductase DCC family protein, whose protein sequence is MSSPQIQSHGCNNSLDQPLSTLPSWKIKLLYDGQCPLCLREVNFLKKRDAGRGLVAFVDIAADDYNPQADGGVDYETAMGRIHAVLPDGTLVKNVEVFHRIYEILGMGWVYAATSLPVIGAIADFLYGIWADWRLFLTGRPDLATIVRERSSRLACKTQSRCRLMDEDD, encoded by the coding sequence ATGTCCTCACCACAAATCCAATCCCACGGTTGTAACAACTCTTTAGACCAGCCTTTATCCACTCTGCCGTCGTGGAAAATCAAACTGCTGTATGACGGACAATGTCCCTTGTGTCTGCGTGAGGTTAACTTTTTGAAAAAGCGGGACGCGGGTCGAGGGCTGGTGGCGTTTGTAGATATTGCAGCTGATGACTACAATCCCCAAGCAGATGGCGGTGTTGACTATGAAACTGCAATGGGGCGTATTCATGCTGTGTTGCCAGACGGAACGCTAGTTAAAAATGTTGAAGTTTTCCATCGCATTTACGAAATTCTGGGGATGGGTTGGGTCTATGCTGCAACTTCCTTACCAGTTATCGGTGCTATTGCCGACTTCCTATATGGAATTTGGGCTGATTGGCGACTTTTTCTAACAGGACGACCAGATTTAGCGACTATTGTACGAGAGCGTTCTTCTCGACTTGCTTGCAAGACCCAAAGCCGTTGTCGCCTAATGGATGAAGATGACTAA
- a CDS encoding acyl-CoA dehydrogenase family protein translates to MIDFSLTQEQEMLQSLAREFAQNEISPIVQIIEESNNSEMEPWDFCKNVFYKGSELGFTSLMVPKELGGVGGKCIDLAVVLEEIGAVDVSIACSYFNLTAAMSLFVSRAATQEQQKRILSFINSGKPYLFSAAESEPNVATSDMFCPLPDSNIGMKTFAARDGNGYILNGTKSSLVTNAGIADSYFIIARTAMDKPLHESLSIFYVPGDTPGIKFGKKTQMIGWKASHHAEIYLDNVPIAMENLIGLEGGAAKLLMLLPEVAIGLAASYVGLARAAYEYALNYAKRRVSWGRPIIEHQSVALKLADMMINTQAARLMVWDAAVTAETSPQLAATIKAPAAKTFAVDVAIKNAQTAVEILGGYGVTKECLAGKFLADATIGYSCDFTREILRLGIVNFL, encoded by the coding sequence ATGATTGACTTTAGCCTCACTCAAGAACAAGAGATGTTGCAGTCTCTTGCGCGTGAATTTGCTCAAAACGAGATTAGTCCTATTGTTCAGATAATTGAAGAGTCTAACAATTCAGAGATGGAACCTTGGGATTTCTGCAAAAATGTGTTTTATAAGGGGTCGGAATTGGGATTTACATCCTTAATGGTTCCAAAAGAGCTAGGAGGTGTAGGTGGAAAGTGCATAGACTTGGCTGTAGTGTTAGAAGAAATAGGTGCTGTTGATGTCAGCATTGCTTGTAGCTACTTCAATCTCACCGCAGCTATGTCACTGTTTGTCAGCAGAGCTGCAACCCAAGAACAGCAAAAACGAATACTATCTTTTATCAATTCTGGAAAACCCTATCTATTCAGTGCCGCAGAGAGTGAACCTAATGTCGCCACCTCAGATATGTTCTGCCCCTTGCCAGACTCTAATATTGGGATGAAGACCTTTGCAGCACGGGATGGCAATGGATACATTCTCAATGGAACAAAATCTTCGTTAGTTACAAATGCTGGAATTGCGGATAGCTACTTTATCATTGCACGTACAGCGATGGATAAACCATTACACGAAAGTTTGTCTATTTTCTACGTTCCAGGAGATACACCAGGGATTAAGTTTGGCAAAAAGACACAGATGATTGGTTGGAAAGCTTCTCATCATGCTGAGATTTATCTGGATAACGTCCCAATCGCTATGGAAAATCTGATTGGACTTGAAGGTGGAGCCGCAAAACTACTGATGTTGCTTCCAGAAGTAGCTATTGGGCTGGCAGCTTCTTATGTTGGTTTGGCTCGTGCTGCTTATGAGTATGCTTTGAATTATGCCAAGCGAAGAGTCAGTTGGGGTCGTCCGATTATCGAACATCAGTCAGTGGCTTTAAAATTAGCGGACATGATGATTAACACTCAAGCTGCAAGACTGATGGTATGGGATGCAGCAGTTACAGCAGAAACTTCTCCCCAACTTGCCGCCACAATCAAAGCACCAGCTGCCAAGACTTTTGCAGTGGATGTTGCAATCAAAAACGCACAAACAGCAGTTGAAATTCTTGGGGGCTATGGGGTAACAAAAGAATGTTTGGCTGGCAAGTTTCTTGCTGATGCAACTATCGGGTATTCGTGTGACTTTACGCGAGAAATCTTGCGTCTGGGGATCGTGAACTTTTTGTAA
- a CDS encoding alpha/beta fold hydrolase has product MFPNFLPLQVNQLTDPEAIAFVQSIEKVSLATSLSDQPVPTTYIQKGYGVTPILLLHGFDSSILEFRLLLPLLAAQNETWAVDLLGFGFTQRQKQINYSPATIKIHLYNFWKTLINRPIVLVGASMGGATAIDFTLTYPQIVKSLVLINSLGYTSSPAFSKYLFPPFDFLAVEYLRQRHILALNLCSVLPNFDPKIVLAIQCAMLHQQMPLWYDAMIDYVKTGGYTNLADRIAKIDKSTLILWGEADDMLPLGDAEKFQRSIANSQLIKLKNCGHAPQIEQPQITSQHILQFLNKCNF; this is encoded by the coding sequence ATGTTTCCTAATTTTCTGCCATTACAAGTTAATCAACTAACAGACCCAGAGGCGATCGCTTTCGTCCAAAGTATCGAGAAAGTTAGCCTTGCTACCTCTTTAAGTGATCAACCAGTCCCCACAACCTATATTCAGAAAGGTTATGGAGTCACACCAATTCTGCTGCTTCATGGCTTCGACAGTTCCATCCTTGAATTCCGTCTTCTGTTACCATTACTTGCTGCTCAAAATGAAACATGGGCAGTAGATTTGTTAGGTTTTGGCTTTACACAAAGACAAAAACAAATAAATTACAGCCCAGCTACAATCAAAATTCACCTTTACAATTTTTGGAAAACTTTAATCAATAGACCAATCGTACTAGTAGGCGCATCAATGGGAGGTGCAACTGCAATCGATTTTACTCTCACTTATCCTCAAATTGTAAAATCGCTAGTATTGATTAATAGTTTAGGTTACACTAGCTCTCCTGCTTTTAGCAAATATTTATTTCCTCCTTTTGACTTTTTGGCTGTTGAATACCTGCGTCAGCGCCACATACTGGCATTAAACTTATGTAGTGTTTTACCTAATTTTGATCCCAAAATAGTTTTGGCAATTCAGTGCGCCATGCTACATCAACAAATGCCACTTTGGTATGATGCTATGATTGATTATGTCAAAACTGGAGGTTATACCAACTTGGCAGATAGAATTGCCAAAATTGACAAATCAACACTGATTTTATGGGGAGAAGCTGATGATATGCTCCCACTCGGGGATGCAGAAAAATTTCAGCGCTCCATTGCAAATTCTCAATTAATAAAACTTAAAAATTGTGGTCATGCCCCTCAAATTGAACAACCCCAAATTACATCTCAACATATTTTGCAATTTCTGAATAAGTGTAATTTTTAA